One stretch of Manis pentadactyla isolate mManPen7 chromosome 10, mManPen7.hap1, whole genome shotgun sequence DNA includes these proteins:
- the DNAJB7 gene encoding LOW QUALITY PROTEIN: dnaJ homolog subfamily B member 7 (The sequence of the model RefSeq protein was modified relative to this genomic sequence to represent the inferred CDS: inserted 3 bases in 3 codons; substituted 1 base at 1 genomic stop codon), producing the protein MVDYYEVLGVQRHASPKDIKXAYHKVALKWHPDKSPENKAAAERKFKAAAKAYEVLSNDEQWDIYDKYGKEGLNGGGGSHIDDSFEYGFTFHKPDDVFKEIYGQRDPFSFHFFEDSLXDLLNSPKSSCGSRNRGARYFLSXSEYLVFERFPSDDTEYIPYGSLGHEGLDSFSSLAFDDSGMGKYISVTLSGKIVNSRNLNTQRXENDREREKAEDDGKLKSFIIKDVVEEAGFAEECSQSRQSFNSYSPKSYSSKHVSQYTFVDNIE; encoded by the exons ATGGTGGATTACTATGAAGTTCTAGGAGTGCAGAGACATGCTTCACCTAAGGACATTA GGGCTTATCATAAAGTGGCACTTAAATGGCACCCTGATAAAAGTCCAGAAAATAAAGCAGCAGCTGAGAGAAAGTTCAAAGCAGCAGCTAAGGCATATGAGGTATTATCAAATGATGAACAATGGGACATTTATGATAAATATGGCAAAGAAGGATTAAATGGTGGAGGTGGAAGTCATATTGATGATTCTTTTGAGTATGGCTTCACATTTCATAAGCCAGATGATGTCTTCAAAGAAATTTATGGTCAAAGGGacccattttcatttcatttctttgaagaCTCACTTTAGGACCTTTTAAATAGTCCAAAAAGCTCTTGTGGAAGTAGAAACAGAGGTGcaagatactttctat ccAGCGAATATCTAGTTTTTGAGAGATTCCCTTCAGATGATACAGAATATATACCATATGGTTCACTGGGCCACGAGGGCCTTGATTCATTCTCTTCCCTGGCATTTGATGATAGTGGGATGGGCAAGTACATATCTGTTACACTTTCAGGTAAGATTGTTAACAGCAGAAATCTCAATACACAGA CTGAGAACGATCGAGAAAGAGAAAAAGCTGAAGATGATGGAAAGTTGAAGTCCTTCATTATAAAAGATGTGGTAGAGGAAGCGGGTTTTGCAGAAGAATGCAGCCAGAGTAGACAATCATTCAACAGTTATTCACCAAAGTCCTACAGCTCCAAACATGTATCTCAGTATACTTTTGTGGACAATATTGAGTAA